A region from the Plasmodium berghei ANKA genome assembly, chromosome: 9 genome encodes:
- a CDS encoding Josephin domain-containing protein, putative, giving the protein MCYYKIHKIETENGPVNVYFEKQSKLYCLLHTTNNILQAHIYSPQDFREFENNFDYTKLNTNTSDNDNNINENKNNKKFIDLNIKDKLNYEHIFSYLKRGINYFGNFNIDVFYFFVSKHNIELHWVDNKEIFKKLNQNSNCLSLFSDSVLNDQKLIAFVINMVKINFLNIYNHRHFYTIRKISGMWFVLDSSRSKPILLPTSQDMNKHLINIVKDNNFTKHDNYIIQVFKNYEK; this is encoded by the exons atgtgttattataaaatacataaaattgAAACGGAAAACGGACCAGTAAATGTATACTTTGAAAAACAAAGTAAATTATATTGCTTACTTCATactacaaataatatattgcaagcacatatatattctcCTCAAGATTTTCGAGAATTTGAAAACAACTTTGATTACACAAAGCTAAATACTAACACATCAGacaatgataataatataaatgaaaacaaaaataataaaaaatttattgacctaaatataaaagacaAACTGAACTatgaacatattttttcctatCTTAAAAGAggaattaattattttggaaattttaatattgatgttttttatttttttgtgagTAAACATAATATTGAATTACATTGGGTTGacaataaagaaatatttaaaaaattaaatcaaaatagCAATTGTCTTTCACTATTTAGTGATAGTGTTTTAAATGATCAAAAATTAATTGcttttgtaataaatatggttaaaataaattttttaaatatttataatcatagacatttttatacaatAAGGAAAATTTCAG GCATGTGGTTTGTGTTGGATTCCTCGCGCAGCAAGCCCATTTTGCTGCCTACTAGTCAGGAT aTGAACAAacatttaattaatatagtaaaagataataatttcACTAAGcatgataattatattatacaagtttttaaaaattatgagaAATAA
- a CDS encoding peptidyl-prolyl cis-trans isomerase, putative, whose translation MTVYTSENVYKFVKDCIKIKEKNKCINKIKKGEGKKVEKNELVKELRNETSNKLSKYNVDYSKFENCIKEIEAEEENKNLEENKKKFLNNRNPCSHDHSKERQLYEKNSTEKIKASNIFNEQGKKAFYEKNYKLACLYFRKGLIQLDYSFPEDKEEQAKQNELEIRLHLNMALTYFYMSDYYNCINECSMVLNLDKNNVKAFYRKGQAYMSLDLYSKAKEEFQKVEKIDPHDKNIKKSLLELERKILIYDKKKKLLFSKMFSSNKSNYGQNKKEISSNICDTPIDKNKKKIEEKDDIREQTKSIDNHNNLSDFPKNTLIMNKNNIPEEINKDRNLNIKNISNKTTDNNSYKHKDQEYLFMLNNSKFFGKKKQFFLINDIFIYLFICFILLLLLYILIFIVIFYNHASMIILLSSLLCFICICIYIYNKNVYINITHKKT comes from the exons aTGACTGTATACACATCAGAAAATGTTTACAAATTTGTAAAAgattgtataaaaataaaagaaaaaaacaaatgtataaataaaataaaaaaaggcGAAGGGAAAAaagttgaaaaaaatgagttGGTAAAAGAGCTACGAAATGAAACTTCAAATAAATTGTCAAAGTATAATGTAGACTATtcaaaatttgaaaattgtataaaagAAATCGAAGcagaagaagaaaataaaaaccttgaagaaaataaaaaaaaatttttaaataatcgAAATCCATGCTCTCATGATCATTCAAAAGAAAGacaattatatgaaaaaaattcaacagaaaaaataaaagcatcaaacatttttaatgaaCAAGGAAAAAAAgcattttatgaaaaaaattataaactTGCTTGTCTATATTTTAGAAAAGGGCTAATACAATTGGATTACAGTTTTCCTGAAGATAAAGAAGAACAAGCTAAACAAAATGAGTTAGAGATTAGACTCCATCTTAATATGGCTCTAACATATTTCTATATGTCtgattattataattgtatTAATGAATGCTCTATg gTTCTAAACCTtgacaaaaataatgtaaaagCATTTTACAGAAAGGGGCAAGCTTATATGAGCCTCGATTTATATAGTAAAGCAAAAGAAGAATTTCAAAAAGTGGAAAAAATCGACCCccatgataaaaatataaagaaatcTTTATTAGAATtagaaagaaaaatattaatttatgataaaaaaaaaaaattattattctcTAAAATGttttcatcaaataaaagtaattatggtcaaaataaaaaagaaatttcTTCAAATATTTGTGATACGCcgattgataaaaataaaaaaaaaattgaagaaaAGGATGATATTAGAGAGCAAACTAAAAGTATTGATAACCACAATAATCTTAGCGATTTTCCTAAAAATACACTAATAATGaacaaaaacaatatacccgaagaaataaataaagacaggaatttaaacataaaaaatatatcaaataagACCACtgataataattcatataaacataaggatcaagaatatttattcatgttaaataattccaaattttttggaaaaaaaaaacaattttttttaataaacgatatatttatatatctttttatttgttttatattattattattattgtatatattaatttttattgttattttttataaccaTGCCTCAatgattatattattatcatcattgttatgttttatttgtatatgtatatatatctacaataaaaatgtatatattaatataacacataagaaaacataa
- a CDS encoding endonuclease/exonuclease/phosphatase family protein, putative, giving the protein MKNNQNENNEKVEKSGNEKSKTVFNMKEKNNAKIFSCIPNNCKNENLQNVMKNYPLHKYRSRSESHGHIKSNRIFMDSVKERNENNKIYDQNEKKASLTSKEYQKNGIENLSIFDTKGTIKYNNKEKTCIRNNEKNIKKNDRKIVIGYNYFTNRQQMINSENINIIKNVPISIYVGTWNCEYSDFTKGYEYEKKRYTTNYLSENTKDVLYSMKLDDRHTIRSITPLIYIDPTIKGNKNNDNEYYDELANFNLGNKDEKNGEKNGDYCIHTPNKQIYPKKNIPNTSIENSTKRKTTETSIHNCNQISGKKKNNLQNYKSQETEIFSHWISPYYDIYVICLQESISDSIIECLSMYLKEINQETYEYLPLADYKLSGYGDGAFLQMKSTTIAAWVRKSKLHPKGPVKLCASKTIAFNKLNNSKGCVSILLNIFSQFVLFIGCHMPAKDQELRQKSREFILTKLSEYFSNKATSNFKDVFHHVIWMGDFNFRVHGIQIEKVVHHLKTNNLKELLKYDEGNSPYSYDLSISFQEQEINFLPTYKKNGNRPIIDKNDKNWVEKEYKLIHNIKWYKGGKQEPRIPSWTDRVFKWSCDKTQNCLTFVPNTYISPIPKEKCILMCSDHSPVSCCFQMYKMTNEEDIPSTKSIWKF; this is encoded by the exons atgaaaaataaccaaaacgaaaataatgaaaaagtTGAAAAAAGTGGAAACGAGAAAAGTAAAACAGTTTTCAatatgaaagaaaaaaataatgcaaaGATTTTTAGTTGCATTCCAAATAATTgcaaaaatgaaaatttacaaaatgtCATGAAAAATTATCCATTACATAAATATCGAAGCAGAAGTGAATCACATGGGCatataaaaagtaataGAATTTTTATGGATAGTGTAAAAGAAAGGaatgaaaataacaaaatttatgatcaaaatgaaaaaaaggCATCTTTAACAAGCAAagaatatcaaaaaaatggaattgAAAATCTGTCAATTTTTGATACTAAAGGAactattaaatataataacaaagaaaaaacaTGTATTCGAAataacgaaaaaaatataaaaaaaaatgatagaaaaattgtaattggatataattattttacgAATAGACAACAAATGATCAATagtgaaaatataaatattataaaaaacgTTCCAATAAGTATTTATGTCGGAACATGGAATTGTGAATATTCAGATTTTACAAAAGGATATGAATATGAAAAGAAAAGATATACAACAAACTATTTAAGTGAAAATACTAAAGATGTGTTATATTCTATGAAGCTTGATGATAGACATACTATAAGATCTATAACTCCACTAATTTATATTGACCCAACTATAAAagggaataaaaataatgataatgaatattatgATGAGCTTGCCAATTTCAATTTGGGTAATAAAGACGAAAAAAATggtgaaaaaaatggagaTTACTGCATACATACAccaaataaacaaatatatcctaaaaaaaatattcccaATACGTCAATTGAAAACTCTACTAAAAGGAAAACAACAGAAACAAGTATTCATAATTGTAATCAAATAtctggaaaaaaaaaaaataatttacaaaattataaatcaCAAGAAACTGAAATATTTTCTCACTGGATATCTCcatattatgatatatatgtcATATGTTTACAGGAATCTATTTCAGATAGTATAATTGAATGTTTATCTAtgtatttaaaagaaataaatcaaGAAACTTATGAATATTTGCCATTAGCAGACTATAAATTATCGGGATATGGGGATGGAGCATTTTTACAAATGAAATCTACAACAATAGCTGCTTGGGTAAGAAAATCTAAACTTCATCCTAAAGGACCAGTTAAGTTATGTGCATCTAAAACAATAGCTTTTAATAAGTTAAATAACAGTAAAGGATGTgtatctatattattaaatatatttagtcaatttgttttatttattggaTGTCATATGCCTGCCAAAGATCAAGAGTTAAGACAAAAATCAAgagaatttattttaacaaaattaagTGAATATTTTAGTAATAAAGCAACATCAAATTTTAAAGATGTTTTTCATCATGTCATATGGATGGGTGATTTTAACTTTAGAGTCCATGGAATACAAATAGAAAAGGTTGttcatcatttaaaaacaaacaatttaaaagaGTTACTAAAATATGACGAAGGGAATTCTCCATATTCATATGATTTATCTATAAGCTTTCAAGAACAAGAAATTAACTTCTTGCcaacatataaaaagaatGGAAATAGACCAataattgataaaaatgataaaaattggGTCGAAAAGGAATACAAActtattcataatattaaatggTATAAAGGAGGGAAACAAGAACCCCGCATTCCTTCT tgGACAGATCGGGTATTTAAATGGTCATGTGATAAAACTCAAAACTGTTTGACATTCGTTCCTAATACTTACATTTCCCCAATACCCAAAGAAAAAT GCATACTGATGTGCAGCGACCATAGTCCCGTTTCCTGTTGTTTTCAAATGTACAAAATGACAAATGAAGAGGATATTCCTTCGACAAAa AGCATTTggaaattttaa
- a CDS encoding acylphosphatase, putative encodes MRISVLSSFLFLFPKIKYLANKSYSRIQFTTYSKMIYKFDFEVFGKVQGVFFRKYTKLEADMLNIKGYVQNTNKNTVIGTAESENKESLNRFRNFLTNKGSPSSRIDKCLITDEKTIDVYSTNSFYIKR; translated from the exons ATGCGAATATCTGTATTATCcagttttttatttttatttccaaaaataaaatatttagcAAACAAAAGTTATTCAAGAATACAGTTTACTACTTATAgtaaaatgatatataaatttgatttTGAAGTTTTCGGAAAGGTTCAAg gtgttttttttagaaaatatacaaaactGGAAGCTGATATGCTAAATATAAAAGGATATGTacaaaatacaaataaaaatacagtAATAGGAACTGCGGAAagtgaaaataaagaatcaTTAAATCGATTCagaaattttttaacaaataaagGCAGCCCTTCATCACGAATTGATAAATGTTTGATAACAGATGAAAAAACTATTGATGTATATTCAACTAatagtttttatataaagcgataa
- a CDS encoding protein transport protein BOS1, putative gives MEKMGYKYEAFLGDDIGNTDLINNKIENNRESDDNEMKESSLNNIYSKIIKIRKELEKNYNLFYSYNLIISSNDKQENMNSSYNNYTNMYNKNSNILSNNNTASNNITLNKINALTNSFYVNVETLKNTFEFINTNNREILNSKNMIWEKRIETLNSEANSYIKTLDNIYKTNLRKQEQIRNNNNSNESLGYLHNKKKKKFENDDNTISYLHKERDILKDVENNLNIFHVQGINTLDMLRKQNKFLKGVRKKVIDMYNYIGLSSSLISTIKKTDKQNLIIVIVGIILSSIFFYVLYSYFKR, from the coding sequence ATGGAAAAAATGGGGTACAAATATGAAGCATTTTTGGGGGATGATATAGGAAATACAGAtttgataaataataaaattgaaaataatcgAGAAAGTGATGATAACGAAATGAAAGAATCGagtttaaataatatatatagtaaaataataaaaattagaaaagaattagaaaaaaattataatttattctattcatataatttaattattagtAGTAATGATAAAcaagaaaatatgaatagttcatataataattacactaatatgtataataaaaatagtaatatactatctaataataatacagcATCAAACAATATAAcattaaacaaaataaatgcgTTAACAAATTCCTTTTATGTAAATGTAGAAACGTTAAAAAATACTTttgaatttataaatactaATAACAGagaaattttaaatagcaaaaatatgatttgGGAAAAAAGAATTGAAACATTAAATAGCGAGGCAAATTCTTATATAAAAACCTTGgacaatatttataaaacaaatttaagaAAACAAGAGCaaataagaaataataataatagcaaTGAAAGTTTAGGatatttacataataaaaaaaaaaaaaaattcgaaAATGATGACAATACAATTAGCTATTTACATAAAGAAAGAGATATTTTAAAGGAcgttgaaaataatttaaatatatttcatgtTCAAGGTATTAATACCTTAGATATGTtaagaaaacaaaataaatttttaaaaggaGTTCGGAAAAAAGTTATTGatatgtataattatattgGGTTATCTTCATCTCTAATTAgtactataaaaaaaacagacAAACAAAACTTAATTATTGTAATAGTTGGAATTATTTTATcctctatttttttttatgttttatattccTATTTCAAGCGATAA
- a CDS encoding replication factor C subunit 5, putative, with translation MWLEKYAPRNLDELNIHKDITARLKKLSVHNDLPHIIFYGAPGGGKSTRIDCLIKEIFKDEKIIRRPENITNTESKININVIQSNYHLELQCFELGTKDKIIVQNIIKELCSYKSSASFFSKRPMYRIFVFKDAEFLSEGAQAGLRRTLETYIRNARVILHLEHLSKIIEPLKSRCICIRVPLPTEEEIFTVLKNICDNENVSSNYNSTNFFKTLINIHGRNLRKCIMALEMTVYSNSDKPHHSISVAHTYINELCNFVFINPTQIKIKECVTKIQSLITCQIPVNFIFETTIKYLLNSKYDNKLKYYFLRLSSHFSYLSECSYDKSISLIAFIINANTAILKYSSSKK, from the coding sequence atgtggctagaaaaatatgcacCGAGAAACCTTGACgaattaaatattcataaagATATAACTGCACGTTTGAAAAAGTTGAGTGTGCATAATGATTTGCctcatataatattttatggaGCCCCGGGCGGGGGTAAGAGTACAAGAATTGATTGtctaataaaagaaatttttaaagatgaaaaaataattcgaCGCCCCGAAAATATAACTAATACAgaaagtaaaataaatataaatgtaataCAAAGCAATTATCATTTAGAATTACAATGTTTTGAATTAGGAACaaaagataaaattatagtacaaaatataataaaagaattatGTAGCTATAAATCTAGTgcatcttttttttcaaaaagaCCAATGTATagaatatttgtttttaaagaTGCTGAATTTTTAAGTGAAGGTGCACAAGCCGGATTAAGACGAACCTTAGAAACTTATATAAGAAATGCTAGAGTTATATTACATTTAGAacatttatcaaaaattattgaaCCATTAAAAAGTCGatgtatatgtataagAGTTCCATTACCAACTGaagaagaaatatttacagtgttaaaaaatatatgtgataatgaaaatgtatcatcaaattataattcgacaaatttttttaaaacattaattaatatacatGGAAGAAACTTAAGAAAATGTATTATGGCATTAGAAATGACAGTTTATTCAAATTCAGATAAACCTCATCATTCTATATCAGTGGCTCATACTTATATTAATGAATTAtgtaattttgtttttataaatcCAACACAAATTAAAATCAAAGAATGTGTAACAAAAATACAAAGTTTAATAACTTGCCAAATACCcgttaattttatttttgaaactactattaaatatttattaaacagtaaatatgataataaacttaaatattattttttaagattATCATCTCATTTTTCATACCTTTCAGAATGTTCATATGACAAAAGTATTTCACTCATtgcatttattataaatgcAAATACAGccatattaaaatattcctCATCCAAGAAATGA
- a CDS encoding ES2 protein, putative, translating into MENTDITYLEGNKSPNDKENNVETHRRNENKILLKDDKNLKIIRSKKKEKKEDDENEKIILFENNEIVEYDASYFKNQNNNIVLMEEDYLEVLEYLIEKTFFPDLHKLKNERGMISNCEFNNKECNDMNYKNSNMCPPSPNTFIDEDNSIYELMDKYRTDLSSDLQSCNKNNILSCIDEKKKKKIDKNSKYKLVVLPNGKKHKINLNIKLSDFQKLYISEDNKSFEYLLRNMKNKNIEKNMYSIIKRNEYNMKMDYIEECTKNGIKCDMLHMNKSENELYPMRISNGYKSSENILNRQDKNKNIIAYKNTRFSDEYNEDIKNQINQCEEIKQMKLLNRDRENKEDEMISKGVFNLLHEKNGYKYVNTPIIEAGKGLDKSPIITWGKIMSTPILLENNEEENDEKEGNSGEKNKFDYPNLNKESSNCDIDNYLKNEFALQKLNNREIAAEKLQNSLRGVKYNNKEILKKKRFNMLVKNTCNTSSRMSTTSFRSYVLSRKSQKRLNELSQKSSLASQILRKK; encoded by the coding sequence ATGGAGAATACAGATATAACTTATTTGGAGGGAAATAAAAGTCCAaatgataaagaaaataatgtagAAACACATAGgagaaatgaaaataaaattttattgaaagatgataaaaatttaaaaataatacgttccaaaaaaaaagagaaaaaagaggatgatgaaaatgaaaaaattattttatttgaaaataacgAAATAGTAGAATATGATGCTAgctattttaaaaatcaaaataataatattgtattaATGGAAGAAGATTACTTAGAAGTTTTAGAATATTTGATAGAAAAGACATTTTTTCCAGATTTACataaattgaaaaatgaaagagGAATGATAAGTAATTGcgaatttaataataaagaatgCAATGACATGAATTATAAGAATAGTAATATGTGTCCCCCTTCTCCAAATACATTTATTGATGAAGATAACAGTATTTATGAACTTATGGATAAATATCGAACAGATTTATCAAGTGATTTACAAAgttgtaataaaaataatatattaagtTGTATtgacgaaaaaaaaaaaaaaaaaattgataaaaactcaaaatataaattagtTGTACTTCCAAATggtaaaaaacataaaataaatttaaacataaaattaagtgattttcaaaaattatatatatcagaagataataaatcttttgaatatttattaagaaatatgaaaaataaaaatatagagaaaaatatgtattctataattaaaagaaatgaatataatatgaaaatggaTTACATTGAAGAATGtacaaaaaatggaataaaaTGTGATATGCTTCATATGAATAAATcagaaaatgaattatatcCTATGAGAATTTCGAATGGCTATAAATCAagtgaaaatattttgaacaggcaagataaaaataaaaatataatagctTATAAAAATACCAGATTTTCAgatgaatataatgaagatattaaaaatcaaataaatcaatgtgaagaaattaaacaaatgaaattattaaaCAGAGATCgtgaaaataaagaagatGAAATGATTAGCAAAGgtgtttttaatttattacacgaaaaaaatggatataaatatgtcaATACTCCAATTATAGAAGCCGGGAAAGGATTAGATAAAAGCCCAATTATTACGTGGGGGAAAATTATGAGCACTCCAATATTgttagaaaataatgaagaagaaaatgacGAAAAAGAAGGAAATAGTGGagagaaaaataaatttgacTATCCCAACTTAAATAAAGAATCATCAAATTGTGATATagataattatttaaaaaatgaatttgcTTTACAAAAGTTAAATAATAGAGAAATAGCTGCTGAGAAATTACAAAATAGTTTAAGAGgtgtaaaatataataataaagaaattttaaaaaaaaaaagatttAATATGTTAGTTAAAAATACATGTAATACAAGCTCTCGTATGTCAACAACTTCATTTAGAAGTTATGTTCTTTCAAGAAAAAGCCAAAAGAGATTAAATGAGTTAAGCCAAAAATCATCTTTAGCATCGCaaattttaagaaaaaaataa